Proteins encoded by one window of Misgurnus anguillicaudatus chromosome 4, ASM2758022v2, whole genome shotgun sequence:
- the snu13b gene encoding SNU13 homolog, small nuclear ribonucleoprotein b (U4/U6.U5) produces the protein MTEADVNPKAYPLADATLTKTILDLVQQASNYKQLRKGANEATKTLNRGISEFIVMAADAEPLEIILHLPLLCEDKNVPYVFVRSKQALGRACGVSRPVIATSVTIKEGSQLKPQIQSVQMAIERLLV, from the exons ATG ACTGAAGCTGATGTAAATCCAAAGGCCTATCCTCTGGCCGACGCCACGCTCACCAAAACCATCCTGGACCTCGTGCAGCAGGCGTCTAACTACAAGCAGTTACGAAAAGGAGCCAATGAAG CCACTAAAACTCTTAACCGTGGTATTTCTGAGTTCATTGTCATGGCTGCTGATGCTGAACCTCTGGAGATTATTCTGCACCTGCCGCTGCTGTGTGAGGACAAGAACGTGCCGTATGTGTTCGTTCGCTCTAAACAAGCTCTGGGACGAGCATGTGGAGTGTCCAGACCTGTCATAGCTACATCAGTCACCATCAAAGAGGGATCACAGCTGAAACCTCAGATTCAGTCTGTCCAGATGGCGATTGAAAGACTCTTAGTTTGA
- the mosmob gene encoding modulator of smoothened protein, giving the protein MDKLTIISGCLFLAADIFAIASVANPDWINTGGHEGSLTVGLVKQCQTIHGRSKICISPSLPPEWITSLFFIIMGIISLSITCGLLVISHWRREAIKYARWIAFMGMVLFCMAALIFPIGFYANQVGGQPYKLPNNTVVGSSYVLFVLSIFFTIVGLLFAGKVCLPG; this is encoded by the exons ATGGATAAACTCACCATTATCTCAGGATGTCTCTTCCTTGCAGCTGATATTTTTGCAATTGCTAGTGTTGCAAATCCAGACTGGATCAATACAGGAGGACACGAGG GATCTCTGACTGTGGGCCTTGTCAAGCAATGCCAGACCATCCATGGTCGAAGCAAAATATGTATCTCACCAAGCCTTCCTCCAGAATGGATCACATCTCTGTTCTTCATCATCATGGGCATCATCTCTCTCTCCATAACATGTGGCCTGCTTGTGATATCACACTGGCGACGAGAGGCGATAAAGTACGCTCGCTGGATCGCCTTCATGGGAA TGGTCCTCTTCTGTATGGCCGCCCTCATATTTCCAATTGGATTTTACGCCAATCAAGTCGGAGGACAGCCTTACAAATTACCCAATAACACTGTTGTTGGGTCATCTTATGTACTGTTTGTTCTATCAATATTTTTCACAATAGTAGGACTTCTTTTTGCTGGTAAAGTCTGTCTGCCTGGCTGa
- the uqcrc2b gene encoding cytochrome b-c1 complex subunit 2, mitochondrial, translating into MRGIRGISQLSKRLYVAQAARKVEAAEPLKFPQQDVQVTKLPSGLVIASLENYSPASRIGVLVRAGSRYETMDNLGVTHLLRLAASLTTKGASAFKICHGVEAVGGSLSVASSRETMVYTVDCLRDHIDTVMEYLINVTTAPEFRPWEVSDLAARLKVDKELAKQTPQIGVIENLHAAAYKNALSNSLYCPDHMVGQISAEQMHTFVQNNFTSPRMALVGLGVDHAVLKQVGEQFLNIRSGTGTVGSKAVYRGGELRNQSGGSLAHALVVSEGATATSAEATAFGVLQHVLGSGPRIKRGANTTSKLSQAISKVTAQPFDASAFNASYTDSGLFGLYTICQPNAAKDVITAAVGQVNDVAQGNLAAADLSRAKNQLKADYLMSIESTEGLLEAIGTQALAEGTYHSPEVVTQKIEAVSSADVVNVAKKFMSGKKTMSASGHLVNMPFVDEI; encoded by the exons ATGAGGGGGATCCGGGGCATAAGTCAATTATCT AAGAGGCTGTATGTAGCCCAGGCTGCCCGTAAGGTGGAGGCAGCCGAACCGCTGAAGTTCCCTCAACAGGATGTGCAG GTGACAAAGCTGCCTAGTGGTTTAGTGATTGCATCCCTGGAAAACTACTCTCCTGCATCTCGGATCGGTGTGCTCGTTCGGGCCGGTAGCCGTTATGAGACAATGGACAACCTGGGTGTCACACACTTGCTTCGTCTGGCCGCTAGTCTG ACTACCAAGGGTGCATCTGCCTTCAAGATCTGCCATGGTGTTGAGGCTGTAGGAGGAAGCCTGAG CGTGGCAAGCTCCAGAGAAACGATGGTCTACACAGTGGACTGCTTGAGAGATCACAT TGACACTGTTATGGAGTATCTGATCAATGTGACCACCGCACCAGAGTTTCGTCCATGGGAAGTGTCTGATCTCGCTGCAAGACTGAAGGTGGATAAGGAACTTGCCAAGCAGACTCCACAGATTG GTGTGATTGAGAATCTGCACGCAGCAGCTTATAAGAATGCCCTGTCCAATTCTTTATACTGTCCAGACCACATGGTTGGACAAATCAGCGCAGAACAG ATGCACACCTTTGTTCAAAACAACTTTACCAGTCCAAGAATGGCCCTTGTTGGTCTTG GAGTGGATCATGCTGTACTGAAGCAGGTTGGAGAGCAGTTCCTGAACATCCGCAGTGGAACGGGCACTGTTGGCTCTAAAGCTGTCTACCGGGGAG GTGAGCTGAGGAATCAGAGCGGAGGCAGTCTGGCACACGCTCTCGTTGTCAGCGAGGGTGCGACCGCTACGTCGGCCGAAGCCACGGCATTCGGCGTACTGCAGCATGTGCTCGGATCAGGACCACGGATTAAAAGAGGCGCCAACACCACCAGCAAACTGAGTCAGGCTATCTCGAAAGTTACCGCTCAACCCTTCGAT GCATCTGCCTTCAATGCCAGCTACACTGACTCTGGGCTGTTTGGCTTGTACACCATCTGCCAGCCTAATGCTGCCAAAGAT GTTATTACTGCAGCAGTTGGTCAGGTGAATGATGTTGCTCAAGGGAATCTGGCAGCAGCTGACCTCAGTAGAGCCAA GAATCAGCTGAAGGCGGACTACCTGATGTCCATCGAGAGTACTGAGGGTTTATTGGAGGCTATTGGTACACAGGCGCTCGCAGAGGGCACCTACCATTCCCCTGAGGTCGTGACCCAGAAAATTGAAGCTGTGTCTTCTGCTGATGTTGTCAAT GTGGCAAAGAAATTCATGTCTGGCAAGAAGACGATGTCTGCCAGCGGACACCTGGTCAACATGCCTTTTGTTGATGAAATCTGA
- the crym gene encoding ketimine reductase mu-crystallin, whose translation MTESPVLLSRDEVARLLSVEDLIPKLESAMGKFSKRDSSEIIQPVRSVVPIQKHNGFLGLMPAYMAAEGILCTKMVAFYQREEGCSLPSTQATVLLFDPEQGHVTAIMNGEAITATRTAAVSAISAKLLKPATSEVLCILGSGQQARSHYDVFTKVFKFKEVRVWSRRRETAQRFADDLQDPIRVCSSVKEAVTGADVIVTATGASEPILFGEWVKSGAHIAAVGACRPDWRELDDVLMRDAVVYVDSREGANAESGDIVLSGAQVFAELGEVINGSCPAQREKTTVFKSLGMGLQDAVSAKLAFDKWKSQQ comes from the exons ATGACAGAGTCGCCAGTTTTATTAAGCAGAGATGAAGTCGCACGTTTACTTAGCGTTGAGGATCTGATTCCCAAACTGGAATCCGCAATGGGAAAGTTTTCCAAACGGGACAGTTCAGAAATCATTCAGCCTGTGAGATCTGTAGTGCCCATACAGAAACACAATGG GTTTTTGGGTTTAATGCCTGCTTATATGGCCGCTGAGGGTATTTTATGCACTAAAATGGTGGCTTTTTACCAACGTGAAGAGGGCTGCAGTTTACCGTCAACTCAAGCCACCGTGTTACTGTTTGATCCCGAACAAGGTCACGTGACTGCG ATCATGAATGGGGAGGCCATCACAGCCACACGAACAGCAGCAGTGTCTGCTATATCTGCTAAA CTGTTAAAACCAGCTACGTCAGAGGTGTTGTGCATCCTCGGTTCAGGACAACAAGCTAGAAGCCATTATGATGTTTTTACAAAAGTCTTCAAGTTCAAAGAG GTCCGTGTGTGGAGCAGAAGAAGAGAAACAGCTCAGAGGTTTGCAGATGACCTCCAAGATCCTATTAGAGTTTGTTCTTCTGTGAAAGAGGCGGTGACGGGAGCTGACGTTATAGTCACTGCCACAGGTGCGAGTGAGCCGATACTCTTCGGTGAATGGGTCAAATCAGGTGCACACATAGCAG CGGTTGGCGCCTGTCGTCCAGACTGGAGGGAATTAGACGATGTGTTGATGAGAGATGCTGTGGTGTATGTGGACAGCAGAGAGGGAGCTAATGCAGAGTCAGGAGACATCGTCCTGTCtggt GCTCAGGTTTTCGCAGAGCTTGGAGAGGTTATAAATGGATCCTGTCCTGCCCAGCGTGAGAAGACCACAGTATTCAAGTCACTGG GTATGGGATTACAGGATGCCGTCTCGGCCAAACTGGCGTTCGACAAGTGGAAAAGTCAACAGTGA